The Candidatus Methanoperedens sp. DNA window AGTTTTTTCTATCATGATATTAAGAATTTTTTCAGGTACCTTCGAGGTCATGGGTGTAACTGTAAATCCTGGTGCTATTGCATTGACCCGTATCCCTTTTTTCCCAAGTTCCTTTGCAAGGGTCTTTGTCAGTCCGATCAATCCCGCTTTTGCAGACGCATAATTGACCTGCCCGATATTGCCGTATATCCCTGAAATGGATGATGCATTAATAATCACACCATTTCCCTGGTTGATCATTATATCAGCCACCGCCTGGATGCAATTGAAAGCCCCGGTAAGATCGATATTAATTACCCCATTCCATTGTTCCCTGGTCATTTTTGTCAGAAGGGCATCCTGGTTAACGCCGGCATTATTTATTAAAATGTCA harbors:
- the fabG gene encoding 3-oxoacyl-ACP reductase FabG encodes the protein MRLENKVAIITGAGSGIGRETALLFAKEGANVALTGRTVETIGQVCEEIHKNGGKAIFFRGDVSKREDMDEVVNKTVKEFGRIDILINNAGVNQDALLTKMTREQWNGVINIDLTGAFNCIQAVADIMINQGNGVIINASSISGIYGNIGQVNYASAKAGLIGLTKTLAKELGKKGIRVNAIAPGFTVTPMTSKVPEKILNIMIEKTPLHRLAEPRDIAYAYLYLASDEARFVNGAVLSVDGGLTI